One region of Salinibacterium sp. TMP30 genomic DNA includes:
- a CDS encoding ABC transporter ATP-binding protein translates to MKLHISGVSKSFGPTPVLTDIGLDVPQGSRTAIVGPSGCGKTTLLRLIAGFVEPDSGEISLGDRVLAAPGSSVPAHRRGIGYVAQDGALFPHLSVAANIGFGLPRAGRTERIVEVMKLTSLDAALVSRYPHQLSGGQQQRVALARALAPRPEVVLLDEPFSALDTGLREQTRAAVITALERSGTTTVLVTHDQEEALSFGDGVAVMMRGSLPQSGSPESVFGNPGSAEIAALMGSIVLMPAVRVGNEIDSALGRIRVRHDHSAGAESVSAMVRPSQVSLNADFSHGSASVTGVRYIGPTAAVSLRTVGTHSIALSLTMPAQHTQSLAVGAVVGLKVEGGAVLYPASTATY, encoded by the coding sequence GTGAAGTTACATATCAGCGGTGTCAGCAAATCTTTCGGCCCAACGCCGGTTTTGACTGACATTGGGCTTGACGTCCCTCAGGGGTCACGCACCGCGATAGTTGGCCCCTCGGGATGCGGCAAAACCACCCTCCTTCGCCTTATCGCAGGTTTCGTCGAACCTGACAGCGGAGAAATTTCTCTGGGCGACCGCGTGCTCGCAGCACCAGGAAGCAGTGTACCTGCGCACCGACGCGGGATCGGATATGTCGCTCAGGATGGCGCACTCTTTCCCCATCTTTCGGTTGCCGCAAACATTGGTTTCGGTCTTCCCCGCGCCGGGAGAACAGAACGCATAGTCGAAGTCATGAAACTGACCTCCTTGGATGCGGCTCTCGTCTCGCGCTATCCTCACCAGCTTTCGGGTGGCCAGCAGCAACGGGTCGCTCTGGCGCGAGCCCTTGCGCCACGGCCCGAGGTTGTGCTGCTCGATGAGCCGTTCAGTGCACTCGATACCGGGTTACGCGAACAAACGCGAGCCGCGGTAATCACCGCGCTTGAGCGCAGCGGAACCACCACTGTGCTGGTCACTCACGACCAAGAAGAAGCACTCTCTTTCGGTGACGGTGTCGCTGTGATGATGAGAGGCTCACTCCCGCAGTCGGGTTCTCCCGAATCTGTGTTTGGTAACCCTGGTTCTGCCGAGATTGCCGCGCTGATGGGGTCGATCGTACTGATGCCTGCCGTGCGTGTGGGGAACGAAATCGATTCCGCGTTGGGTCGCATACGTGTGCGGCATGATCACAGTGCCGGTGCAGAGTCGGTTTCGGCAATGGTTCGTCCCTCGCAAGTGTCCCTGAATGCTGACTTTTCCCATGGCAGTGCGTCAGTTACCGGAGTGCGATACATCGGGCCAACCGCCGCAGTATCGTTGCGCACCGTGGGAACCCATTCCATCGCACTGTCGCTGACCATGCCCGCTCAGCACACGCAGTCGC
- a CDS encoding iron ABC transporter permease has product MSATTTPPSRALLVIVVVLAIGMLIPVGYVIEATARIGVDELANLLLRPRVGELLGNTVLILVLGVPITILLGVGSAWLVERTDLPGRRFFAILTVAPLAIPAFVSSYGWASVVPSIQGLGGGLLVATLAYYPLVYLPALATLRGLNPSLEESARSLGLKEGAVLLRVVIPQLRLAILGGGLIVALHLLSEYGAFAFIRFDTFTTAIVVAYQSTFAGPSAASLGIVLALLSVIVLGIEATARGRARYAYVGSGSARPAQLVKLGKFTPLAILALVTIATLATVVPMVSVIRWSLATQPEMLDGLWRALVDTSLLSFGGAIGAIVVALPVAWLATRHPSRLSRVLEGGYSIASSLPAIIVALALVTVTLNVAPGLYQTAATVTAAYVIIFLPRALVTLRAGLAQVPESLEEAARALGTPPLLARLRVTIPLLFPAIAAAGALVALGAANELTATLLLAPTGTRTLATQFWSAASSIDYAGAAPYAIALVLLSIPAVALLFAQTRGRTR; this is encoded by the coding sequence TTGAGCGCAACCACAACACCACCCTCACGAGCACTGCTCGTTATTGTGGTGGTCCTTGCCATCGGGATGCTGATTCCTGTGGGCTACGTCATTGAGGCAACAGCAAGGATCGGCGTTGACGAGCTTGCAAATCTGCTCCTGCGTCCCCGCGTGGGCGAGCTCTTGGGTAACACCGTGCTGATTCTCGTGCTCGGAGTACCCATCACCATTCTGCTCGGGGTCGGCAGTGCCTGGCTTGTCGAACGAACTGACCTCCCGGGGCGGCGCTTCTTCGCCATCCTCACTGTTGCGCCATTAGCTATCCCCGCCTTCGTTAGCAGCTACGGCTGGGCGAGCGTCGTTCCCTCAATCCAAGGCCTCGGCGGCGGCCTCCTCGTGGCGACGCTCGCGTACTACCCGCTCGTCTACCTCCCCGCCCTCGCCACGTTGCGCGGCCTCAACCCGAGTTTGGAGGAGAGCGCACGATCCCTCGGGCTGAAAGAGGGGGCCGTCCTTCTCAGAGTTGTCATCCCGCAGCTTCGACTGGCCATTCTCGGTGGGGGGCTCATCGTCGCCCTCCATCTGCTCTCCGAGTACGGAGCATTCGCTTTCATTCGTTTCGACACTTTCACTACCGCGATTGTGGTCGCCTACCAGTCAACATTTGCCGGCCCGTCGGCCGCCTCTCTCGGCATAGTGCTCGCGTTACTCAGCGTCATCGTGTTGGGGATCGAAGCCACAGCACGAGGTCGCGCTCGCTACGCCTATGTGGGATCGGGTAGTGCGCGGCCAGCGCAACTCGTCAAACTCGGCAAATTCACCCCGCTCGCGATCCTTGCCCTCGTAACGATCGCGACGTTGGCCACAGTCGTGCCCATGGTCAGCGTTATTCGATGGTCCCTCGCCACACAGCCTGAGATGCTCGACGGTCTCTGGCGCGCGCTAGTTGACACCTCCCTTCTCTCATTCGGCGGGGCCATCGGGGCCATCGTGGTCGCCCTTCCCGTCGCGTGGCTCGCGACGCGGCATCCATCACGACTGAGCCGAGTTCTCGAAGGCGGCTACTCGATCGCCAGCAGTCTGCCCGCGATTATTGTGGCCCTGGCGTTAGTTACGGTGACGCTCAACGTTGCACCGGGGCTTTATCAGACTGCCGCGACCGTGACAGCGGCCTACGTGATCATTTTTCTCCCCCGGGCACTGGTGACTCTGCGCGCCGGACTCGCGCAGGTTCCTGAGTCTCTGGAAGAAGCCGCCCGAGCGCTCGGAACGCCGCCCCTCCTCGCGAGGTTGCGCGTGACAATTCCGCTGCTTTTCCCGGCCATTGCGGCAGCCGGCGCGCTCGTGGCGCTCGGAGCGGCAAACGAATTGACCGCCACGCTCTTGCTCGCCCCAACCGGAACACGAACGCTCGCGACCCAGTTTTGGTCGGCTGCCTCGTCGATCGACTACGCCGGCGCAGCCCCCTACGCCATCGCTCTGGTGCTACTCTCAATTCCCGCTGTGGCTCTACTTTTTGCGCAGACGAGGGGTAGAACACGGTGA